From one Pirellulales bacterium genomic stretch:
- a CDS encoding ABC transporter ATP-binding protein, producing MPQLAAHIVDLHKDYFLGGETVHALRGISLEIPEGDYVAIMGPSGSGKSTLLNLLGCLDRPTAGSFFLGEENVAELNDDELSEIRASRIGFVFQSYNLIPQLTVLENIEVPLYYLGALTPESRERCVEMATMVGLGDRVRHRPMQLSGGQQQRAGIARSLVNDPYFILADEPTGNLDSVTTGEILALFDKLNAAGKTIIIVTHEEDVAARARRIVRLRDGVVQSDERN from the coding sequence ATGCCACAACTTGCCGCTCACATCGTCGATTTGCACAAAGACTATTTTTTAGGCGGCGAGACCGTACACGCCTTGCGGGGCATCTCCTTGGAGATACCTGAAGGCGACTATGTGGCCATCATGGGTCCATCGGGTTCGGGCAAGAGCACGCTGCTCAACCTGCTCGGCTGTCTCGACCGGCCCACCGCCGGCAGCTTTTTTCTGGGCGAGGAGAACGTGGCCGAACTGAACGACGACGAGCTTTCCGAAATCCGCGCCTCGCGGATCGGCTTCGTCTTTCAGTCGTACAACCTGATTCCGCAGTTGACGGTGCTGGAGAACATCGAGGTGCCGCTCTACTATCTCGGCGCGCTGACGCCCGAAAGCCGCGAGCGTTGCGTCGAGATGGCGACGATGGTCGGCCTGGGCGACCGCGTGCGGCACCGGCCGATGCAGCTTTCCGGCGGCCAGCAGCAACGGGCGGGCATCGCGCGCAGCCTCGTGAACGATCCCTATTTCATCCTGGCCGACGAGCCGACGGGCAATCTCGACTCCGTCACCACCGGAGAGATTCTGGCCTTGTTCGACAAGCTGAATGCCGCCGGCAAGACGATCATCATCGTCACGCACGAAGAAGACGTGGCGGCCCGCGCCCGGCGCATCGTGCGGCTCCGCGACGGCGTGGTGCAATCGGACGAGCGGAACTGA